The window gatccggcacatggtggtaagaagtgttatagttgcataactacctcaaccctctattatataaaggagggaatgtaattgaatgtattaatttgatcattgacaacactatgctaaggtttagttaAAAATCCAGCAATAcgccagttttccagaccagaatccatcTTCCTCCTAATGACATCATACCACTTCAAGAacgacaagagaactcagagacatATATGAACCGTTTtagttttgttagtttttgttatctccttctgttattatataccatatgtacatgtattctctgcagaggccctccctctgcaagatcAATGTCAAAGCATCGTTGTTCAATGAGGGActacccctctggacaaaacttttatctctccctttttatattgatattaacatattattgttcgcattgatattatttttggctgtttcattgagtaaactcatttgttttttcaaatgaaacaaaaggggggaatgtggaaaaaattatttgtggtaagatatatattggaagttttagctgaatcctttgagagattgcacatgctactgaagcgactttggaaggacctcctttttgggggaggagaactcGAGGACCTTCTGGGTAGGTctgacttaaaagtgagggcaggaacgggaagctctctctcactctggcaGTGAACAGTAACAGAGCAGGATTGAAAGGAGTGCATGTGGTTTGGTGTTTGGTCTTTTCAGAGATTCACggtctggtgggcagtttgggatttggtgagttttatcaAGGAATAGACTAAGATAGATCTAAGGTtactcatttgtatttctccttccttatttcccctaATAATTTCAACTCTAGTTGTCTAATTCAGTTCCCaagcaataaataataaaaaaaactgattaaagctcagtggctcctttttcttaaggaaagttaaagagggagattaatgctccataatCCAATTTGAATCTCACATTActgatttgggaatggctgaaggaattgcacgtgtataaaatgtaatattattgctcTATAACAAATTATGAATATGGTGGATAGAAAGAAGTATTAGAAGACATCTGAACTGATTTAGAGTTTAAataagaaaaagcagaaaaataatatttcaaaacaGGAAAACAATGAGCTGATTATGTGCTTTAATGTGagtgatttaaaataaaagatgtcaATAGGAATTCATTTTTGAAGAATTTATATAGATGCAAATCTGAAATCTTGCATTATGCATTTTTATTCCTTACATTAAGATTTAAAGAACCAATTACATGCGTACAAGGGAAATCCAGCATAGTAGAAACATATATGAGGAGAGGGGGCACAATATATATAACTTCAAATTCTAGTCTTTGTTCATCAGAAATCAATATAAAACCAATAGTGTAATGTAacttgtatatgtacatatatataagtacatatacataagtatatatacatatatatatataacttatttttgtgtatatgtatatacattatgtatatacacaaatatatacaattttGGTACACTAAGGGAGTGATGTTTATATAGATCATTGGTGTTAGTCATTCCATTTGGTTCTCTGATCATACTACATTTGTATAACTTTTCCAGTTCTGTGCACTACCTTCTAAAGGGGGTGTTCATTAAAAGGACGCTCTTTAAAAAGAAGATGATGGCTTATTTGTGAGGAGTCCGAAGTCATGCTCTATGAAGAATGTTGAAAAGCCTTCAGCTGTTTGacctggagagaaaagaaatcatgtCTGAgaattaaaattggaagggactttagaaggtGACTTTCATCGGGTTCAATCTCCCATCCAATACTTTCAGTGAGGAAGAATTTGTGATAGATGATTAACCTGGCTCTTcaagataataacaaaacaataatgcAAATTGTAGGGGAGAGAAACACAATGGTAATATCTtgaaaaatagcaaaataaaaactTTCATCCTTAAACTGACATTTTATTCAGATTTTAATGGGAATATCAAACAAACAATAAAGGATTCCTGAGCAAACACAGACAATAGTATTCCTTCCCCAAGGCAGCTGCTTCTTGGCATCTGGTAGAAgataagagagaagggaggggagaaggcctAGAGAATCAGGGACAGGAGTGAACCAGTTGAGTGGGAAGcatgagaaaaagaagggaagaacaaaaggatTCTCAGAAGAAACAGAGTTGAagttatccatccccagagaaagaatagatgaTGCCTAAATACAGATGAAgcgtttaaaaatttttttcttgattttttttgtgtgtgaggtaattgggttaagtgacttgcccagggtcacacagttagtaagtggtcaagtgtcagaggaatatttgaactcaggtcctcctgaatccagggtaggtgctctatcactgttccacctagctgcctatttttcttgatttaaatttttttttctttcacaacatgaccaatacaaaaacattttgcatgactacacatgtataacctactgaatttcttgccttctcaaaggggggAGTGCAGagtaagaaaaggagagaatttggaactcaaaattttaaaaattgatgttttgaaaattgtttttacatgaaattggggaaaataaatgctaaataacaaaaaaaacatagAGCTGAATTAAAGATACTAAAATGACTATCATTCTTACTTTCAGTTCTAGTTTGTGGGGAGGAATGAAGGATAGAGAAGCAAGCCCAACAATGGCCTTGGAACTAAACAAGGTCTTTCATGATTCAATGTCATCCAATTCCACAGCTGGGTTTCCGAGCACAAACCACTACTTATAGTGCAAAACCCTAAAATCAGATGTCACAAACCTGCATGCTGATGCCAACTTTCCTATTCTAAAATGCGGTTACATGGATCTgtagagaaaaagcaaaacataaaTGATTCTCTGACATAAACTTCCCACAAATATTCATTATGCCAACATtctacatgaaaaagaaaaagggatctCTCTGTTAGGATGAGATTTTGAGGTATGGATATTTATTTTcagttaatttcttttctctgttagAGGAAAATTAGAAACAATGGGGGACAAATATTAGAAAGACTTACCAGTTTTAATCAAGtcaataacattttcttttttaagtccaTGTGATATATAAATTTcttcaaattttactttttatgatTTGATTTAAAGCCCCTCCTTTCTGTCGGCCTGCATTTGGAAAGTATTATCTGTTATTGCAGatcatgaaataataaatgaatgaaaaaaacataaattcagGACTTAATATTTTTTAACCAGTCCTCTGAGTGATTtggacacaaatagaaaaaataattacataatcTTTTGCTTTTCAAAGAACTCTTTAGGCTCTAGTTGGGAAAGACAGAACATAAAAAGAAAGTTCATAGCAGAGAAGATAGAAAAGCCCAGAAATCCTTAGGATATAACATATGATTAGATGTCAAGGCCCCAAGGTTATATcagaagaaaagataagaattCTAGAAAGTCTgcaaggaatagagaaaaagatcaATGTTAGGGGCTAGGAAAGTTTTAAGATGCAAAGACAAGTTGCATGGTAAAAAACCTAAGTGTTCCTCCATGCTACTAGAGGGAATACAGTTTCTGTTTCTCATCTCATTCAAGGACTAGTAAAGCACAACAGTGGACATTTCTCTCCCTTAAACAAAGAATACCCAGCAGAAATTCCAGATTTTCCATTGCTTTTTGCCTAAGAATTTAGGAACAATTTGGCCCACTCCTCTTTAATTTTCTGTTTAGATAGGATAGAGGAAGGAATGACGagagaaagcaagggaggaaggatgaCTATAGAAGAGACTTGCCTTACATCTCagaaagataatgaaaatatAGGGTCTTGCACTGAATGATACTTTTATTCTCAGTAAAGCTGGAGACAAAATCATCTCCCAAAAGGATTGGAAAAGGGCAAGGATGAGAATTTGTGGGATTAAGGAGAAAACAAACCTGGACTTGCTGCTGTGGACAGAATTCAGGAAGAAAAACTAGAGGGCACTTACTGTAGAGCTCTACCCCTTTAGTTTCCATCCCATGAATCTCATTAGTTGTATAAATCAGGAGATAATCATTTGGGTCAGAATCTTCCAGGTAGAGTACATTGTTGCCTGGATCTGTAATGGGATGAGATCAAAATTCCCCTTGATAATATAGGGAGTGAGAACAGACAGAAATTCTACATTCAATCACTGGCCCCTTCACTAGGATCTGGCCTGACTCTTCTCATCAATGGAGAAGATAATTACCACTGTCTTACACCCTGGTGAGACCTTACATTCAGAGTTATTATGATCACTTATgagtgaaatattttaaaaagtacattgACAATTAGAGTGGATAAGATAGTGAGGGAACTCAAGTCTGTATCAATCAAGAATTGGTTGATGCACTTAAGGATGTTAATAGCTCAAAGAATTTTGAGGCTTTTCAAGAAAAAGGATTAGATTAATCTGCTTGCCTCAAAATGGTAGAACTGAGAAAAATGGGCAAAAATTGCAGAAGGACGTATTTAGGGTTTATGTAAGAAAGCATTCTAACAACCAGAACcatacaaaaatggaaatatctTCCTTCGGAAGGTAGAGGTTTTCCCCATCACTCTCTACTGGTTGTACAATTTGTGTTTGTGTCTACTTGGTTAATAAAAGATTGTTCtgtcttctgtttctctcttctgttgatattaatttttcaagaTTAACATTAATAAAATGTGCCTATTCAAAGAGAACAACATGGTATCTAGTTGAAAAGAGGTACTAGATTTGAAGACaagaccttaagcaagtcaccaTCTTTCTCTAAacctgttttcttatctgaaaaagtgaatctgaaaatatataataatatactacctacctcacaaaatggttttgaggattaaataaattaattttataaagcattttgtaaactataaaatggTATTGGTGttacttttaattctctttgacaataataatagctcacattttcaAACACAAAATACTTTTAGTCTGTTACCTCATCTGATTCCAGAACAAGATTAGAACTTAGTAAATGAACACATTTATGAGCCTAAAATGAATTATTGATACGTACATCGGAgtttgtatttattgttttccaaTTTGTAAGCCAATACTGGAACTTGTCTACATTCACCATTTctcctataaaaatgaaaaaacacacCTTGAACTCAAAAATAAGCAGTGGTCTTGGGGATACCTTGCTGACCAATGTGCTATAGATCGATTGCTACCATTTATTCTGGTAACTCTTCTTTACAGTTACTATAGTTATAAGTCAATGCCAGGTACCAGAGTagcattttctctttgtattccagCCCCATTATAGCTGTGGGAATGTTGATAAGGGATTTCCAGTCCTGAGCCCTGAACTAGCCTTTGTGTAAGGAAGCCTAGAACTAAGACCCAGCAATCTGTCATCATTCTCTCACTAGACTTACCTGAGGGTGAAGTAAAATATCAGATTGTCTGCTTTCACATCAATACTGTGGATAAAAGCTGCAGAGTTGCTTCCCACATCACTGGAGGCCAAAAATAAAGGATACCACCTTCCTAGAAGCTTCAGAGAAATGTTTTAGTAAAATGAGTGGAAGGAAAGGAtgagcagagaagaaaaaaggagagggaaagtcACTGGGCTGGAGGTAGGTGAGAAGGTCTTGTGTGGCCTTGTCCTAATGTGACAGGAGTCTgaagagaagagataaaaagtTCTACCCTTTGTGATCTCTGGGGCAGATATATCTACTGCCTTTATAGCCCCAAAGGGACACATGGTATGCTGAGTACAAGAGAAGCTACATTCTTATTCTGATAAAGAGAGATAGGGCTAGATTTCCTAGAATGTTTTTCTTTAGGTCCCTTGACATTGTAGACAAGCAGGGGCTCATACAAGCTTGGGAGCTGAAACCTTATTTAACCATTAAGTGATTCTGCTCACTCTGAAGTAGCTATGCCCTGTGGATGTACAGGGGCCAGGGAAATGTTTTGTGTGTCAGAGAGGGATTTATCCTTATACATACCTGAGTGGAAAAtagttaaaatataaaaagaatccCACAATGAACAGAATTATTAATGAGGGTGTAACTAACTGATGCTTTTTTGAGGTGGCAGGGTCTCCCATTAGGGTCATGAAGGAATAATTTTATTGGTGGATTTCATGTAAAGCAACTTCTTTCAATAGGGAGACCAGCACCTTGCTTATATTGGGTATTGAAGAGGATAGTGACTTCATTAGCATCaagaataaatatatttcaaaggcTGAACTTCTACCTAGAAGCTCAGCTTTCTATCTACCATAGTGTGTAGCCTCTATAATAAtgcataataataacaaaaacaataactacaataataatgatgataatcataACTGATATTTCTATATTACTTAAAATTTTACCAATTACTTAACATATTTTACTGAATTGATTCACAATTCTGTGTTATACATTCCAGTTATTATcacattttacagacgaggaactgAGGCTTACAGTAATGCACCTTGCCTACGTCCAACAGTTGGCATGTGTCTGAGTCTGGAGTTGAACCTAGTTTACCCTGATTTTAAGTTCAATGTTGTATGCACTGTAGCAGCTATAAACAAGAGTGCTGTACCAGGTCACTTCCAAGGGGCATTATCATCATTCAGCTATGAATGTGTGATCCATGGTTCTAGGAGCAAAAAAGTCCCTGCCTAtgttttcaatttccttatcttttaaaaacTCCTAGCTACTGTACTGGGGTAGAAAGAACATTTATCTGGACACCAAAAGACATTAGGCCAAGTCTTAGGTCTGTCATTATACCTAACTGTGTGAGTCGATTACCTCAATTTGGCATGTTGTTTAGCTATAAATTGAGAGGATTGGTCCACATGGTCTTTGATATCCCTTTCAAACCCTCAACATTTCCCCTGTGTCCATCTGAAAGGAGCAAAGTTAGTTTTTTCCTGGACTCTCTAAAAGTAGCAACTATTATTGCACtaatattttcaaagaaacatCAACCAAGAGGCAAAAGTGAGGGAAATGGAGACCCAGGGATGAAGTGAAGTACCCCATGTTCCTTAATGCTGATACGTGCCTTATAGTCAAattctgaacccaagtcttctggacTTCCATTCTCTATCCATTCTATAAGCTACTGCTCATCTCTAACAGTTGCTTTTATCTCTCACGATACTGCTATTATTTTGCACATTCACTCTCAAGTCTTTGAGCAGAACAGGCAGGAACATATCCACAGGGACTGCCCAGGGAATTAAAAATTTGCAAACCACATAATCCACAAATGGGCTTTAACAGTGACCAAC is drawn from Dromiciops gliroides isolate mDroGli1 chromosome 2, mDroGli1.pri, whole genome shotgun sequence and contains these coding sequences:
- the LOC122740276 gene encoding minor allergen Can f 2-like, producing the protein MRLLLLTMSLALVCTLQVKATKGSVNDINFNKLLGRWYPLFLASSDVGSNSAAFIHSIDVKADNLIFYFTLRRNGECRQVPVLAYKLENNKYKLRYPGNNVLYLEDSDPNDYLLIYTTNEIHGMETKGVELYSRQKGGALNQIIKSKI